TGAGGTCGCCGACGGCGTGCTCTTCAACTGGCTGACGCCCGAGCACGCGCGCCGTTCCGCGGAGTGGGTGCGCGCCGGCGCGACCGCGGCGAGACGGAAGCCGCCGAAGCTCTTCGCCTACGTGCGCCTCGCCCTCGGCCCCGTGGCGTGCACGAGGCTCGGGGAGGAGGGCGGCCGCTACGCGCGGATCCCGGCGTACGCCGCCCACTTCGAGCGCATGGGCGTGAAGCCGGTGGAGACGGCGATCGCGGCGCAGAGCCCGGACGCGATCGCGCCGGTGCTCGCCAGGTGGCGCGGCGCGGTCGACGAGGTCGTCCTCCGCGCCATCACCGGCGAGGACACCGTCGAGGAGCACGTGGCGCTGCTCCGGGCGGCGAAGCCCGGGTCGAGCGGAGGTGGAGCGTGAGCGCGAAGCCGCAGGTGCTCGAATTCGGGATGGGCGTGGACGTTCACGGCGAGGACTCGACGAAGGCGGCCTG
This region of Candidatus Methylomirabilota bacterium genomic DNA includes:
- a CDS encoding LLM class flavin-dependent oxidoreductase, with protein sequence MGQGFALFAGTTPEIIRACAREAEALGYTSFWVNHPGSTDGLVALGLASRQTERIEVGIGVIPLHTRGPESIVQGVRANVLPLERLLLGVGSPNPDSLKRVRDGVAALRSQLQTRIVVAALGPKMCHLAGEVADGVLFNWLTPEHARRSAEWVRAGATAARRKPPKLFAYVRLALGPVACTRLGEEGGRYARIPAYAAHFERMGVKPVETAIAAQSPDAIAPVLARWRGAVDEVVLRAITGEDTVEEHVALLRAAKPGSSGGGA